A region of the Rhizobium sp. 007 genome:
CTGCGGTTACCTTAAAGGCATGTATCGTTAGATATTCGACAATGAGGTGCCGCATAGCGACATCGTCATCGATGACAAGAACGTGTTTCAATGGCTCTCCTTTCATTTTTCAACCAGGCTGGCAAAAACCTCTCGGAGGGCAGATGAACAAGATCTGTACGCCACAGCTTCGCCACTCCCAAACCCACTCGCCGTCTCCTGCCGCGCTTACATTCGCCGAGATGAAGACGATCTGTCGCGTGACGACTCGGGGCTTCGCATATGAGGATGTTTCATAGCTCGGACCTTTCCGATCGATCAGTGTGTCGGCCGGCCACTCGCTCATCGCGCGTCCAATTTGAAATACCACGACGAGTACGTCTTCGATGCGCGTGGGGGCAGGTACACGTCTGAAAGGTTGGACCACCTCGAACCCCCGCCACAATTGTCGCCACACCGTGTCTGCAGAGCCTTTCAATGTACTTGTGCAGCGCGTGCCGAATGGTGCCGAATACGAATGGAATGCCAAGCTGCTGCAGCACTGAATACCCCCTGTTGGGCAGCGAATGGGTAACCGGAGACCTTTAAGGTCTGGACGGACCCCACAGTCCCTGTTCGCCCACCATTAACTCAACCACGCCAAATTTAATGAAACGGCGCAACAGGCCCACAGGAGCCGCTACGCCGCGCGAGTTGTAAGCGATTAGACGAAGCTCAGCCCCCGCTCCGGCCCAACTTCGACTCCCTTCAAATTGTTTTGCATTAAAGCCTCCAGTCGGACCATATATCTTTCGAAAGAACTCAGCGAGCTCGGTGTGATCCGAGAGCTACAGCTGATTTTCCCAGCATAGTTTCCACCGCAGCGCATGTGCTTCCTCCTGCACCGATCGCAAGTCTTGCCACCTGATGCTTGATTGGAATCAAAATTCAGCGTCTTCTAAGGGTACCAAGCGACATCGGTAAAATTGATTATTTGGATCACTGGCATCCATGCCATGAACATAGGGTGCCTTCATGGGCTTTGATCCAAATCTTTTGTAGCCGCAGTAGCTTTGCCCTACGCGGCTGAAACACCGACTAAAGCTTGTCGCATCTAAATCGCCTCATACCCTGCGGCCTTGAAGTAGTTTCGACATTCCTCAACGGAGAACAATGCGCAGATGTCGCTGAGGGCATTCGATATTGCGTCGAAGCTCCTTGCGGCTTTCTTTCGTAGGAGCGACTTGAGTTTCGAGAAGGCCATTTCGATTGGGTTCAAGTCGGGCGAATAGGCCGGTAGGAACAGCAGCCTGGCACCGGTTTGTCTGATGAGTTTTTCGGCCTTTTGGCTTTTGTGGAAACGGACATTATCGGCAATGACGATGTCGCCCTTTGATAGAGTTGGGACAAGTTGCGTTTCGATCCAAGTCTCGAATATCTCGGCATTCATTGGTGCGTTGACAATCCATGGCGCCACCATGGAATGCGATCGGAGGCCAGCGATAAACGTCTGCGTCTTCCAGGATCCGAAAGGCGCATGACTGCGGTAACGGTGACCCCGTAACGACCAACCGGAGCGTTTTGTCAGCTTTGTGTTCGTCGACGTCTCATCGATAAAAGTGAGGCGTGCCAAAGCCTTATCAAAAAACGGCTTGCGTCTTTCGATCCATAGACTTCTCGCCCGAGCGATTTCCGGACGAAGCTGCTCGCTTGCCATCAGGCTTTTTTTGTGGCTTAACCCGAGCCGGTGCAACATGCGGCCGACGCTCGAGCGATGCACAATTACGGCTTTGGTGCATGAATAGTTTCTGAACGGTTCGGCGATAGGCAAACAGGATCGCAATCAGCTTGATCCGAGTGCCATGCCGTACAAACACAACGCCGATCGTCATCACATCGCAAAGATGAAATTCAGGGTGACGAATTGGCCGGAGTACGAGGCAGGCCTGCGTCGGCGTGGCAGTCTTACACTGTGGATGACGCCGGAAGCATTGGCCGGATGGCATGCACCACAGCGAAAACGCGAGGTGGTCAACCCCGGTATTCCGATCTTGCCATCGAAACGGCCCTGACCCTGGGCTGTGTGTTCGGAATGCGGCTGCGCCAGACCGAAGGGCTCATGAATTCGTGTTCGATCTTATGGGACTTGATATACCCGTCCCCGATCATACGACGCTGAGCCGTCGGGCACAAACGTGGAAGCTGCCGGCCCAACGAAACCCGCCTCTGCCGGACGGCCCGCTGCATGTGCTGGTCGACAGCACGGGGTTAAAGGTGTACGGCGCCGGGCAATGGCTTGAGGAGAAACATGGCGCCAGATCACGCCGCAACTGGCGCAAATTCCATCTGGCAGTGGATGCCAATAGTGGCGAGATCATTGCCCATAGGCTGACCGATCAGGGCACGGATGATCCTTCCCAGGTGGAGCCGTTGCTCAGCCAGATCGACGGCGAGATTGACCAGTTCACAGCCGACGGAGCCTATGATGGCAAGCCAACCTATCAGACGGTCCTGCAGCACAGCGCAACCGCGAACGTCGTCATTCCACCGCGTTCGACGGCGGTGGAAAGCAATGGTGATACAGGGCCACCTGATCAAAGAGACAAGCACATAGCGGCGATCGCAAAAGACGGTCGGCTGCAATGGCAGGCGGCCACCGGCTACGGCAAGCGTGCACTGATCGAAACCGCCATCGGGCGATACAAGGGGCTGATCGGGCGACGTTTGCGGGCTCGTTCGTTCGCCACCCAGCAGACAGAGGTCGCCATCGGTTGCATCGTTCTCAACCGCATGCTGGCATGTGGACGCCCGGAGTCTGTCCGGCGTCAAGTCAGGCAGGCATAACCGACAACATCAAAGGCCGAAATGCGTTCGATTTCATATCCGCGCACCAACGCCTCCCTCCGCTGCTTCTGCATTTGCCGGAGAGGCGCTGGGGCATGCTGCGAGTAACGCTAATTGGGTCAGCTATTCAGCTCACGCACCGCAAAGCACGGCAACTCCCTCGGGAATTGCTGCCCCAGATGGGCAGTGGGCAGCGCGATGCTCTGACAGCGGTATGCCGGGTATTGCTGTCACTGACATCAAAATTGATCCAGAAAGCATTGCAAGGTCATGGCGGCGGCGGGCCCGAACCGATCTTTACACGCCTCATCAGGTAAACGGTGATCCGCGGAGCGAGGGCAAAAACCTATTCTGAATCATCTCCATCGTCAGGGGGCCTCTTCGGCGTCGACAAAATCAGCTGCCCTGATTTTTCAGGGGAAATTCTGTCGCAAAAGTCAGATGCAAAAAGTAACCTTTAGCGACCGACTTTTGCGACACTCGGCTTGACGGTTCACCGTCCTTCGCCTATTTGTTACATGTAACAGATTGAGCGGAGATTCCACCATGCCAACGCCTGTCACCCAAAGAGTCCAGAAGCGCCGGGACGCGCTACGGGCTGCTGGATTGCGCCCGGTGCAGATATGGGTTCCGGATACGCGTCTCCCGGGCTTTGCCGACGAGTGCCGCCGCCAGTCACGGGCCGTCGCTGCGGCTGATGCCGCTGACCGCGATCTGGACGCCTTCATGGATGCCGCCCTTGCTGATCTGGATGACGAGGCCGACGCGTGAGGCGTGGCGATCTCGTTACCGTCGCCATGCCGGGGGACTTCGGGAAGCCCCGCCCCGCCCTCATCATCCAGGCCGATCAGTTCGAGGACACCGGCACGGTGACGGTGCTGCTGGTGTCGGGGACGTTAGTGGACGCCCCTTTGATCCGGCCTACAGTGCGCCCGACGCCCGAGAACGGGCTACGCAAGCCGTCGCAAGTGATGATCGACACGGCCATGTCGGTGAAGCGCGACAAGCTCGGCCCGTCCTTCGGGCGGCTCGATGACGGAACCATGCTTTCCATCACCCGTTCGCTGGCCGTTTTCCTCGGCCTGGCCTGAGATCGTCTTTCACTATGTGCGAAATTCAGGAAATTTGCGAAAACTCGTCTGTAGTGCGCCAAGAAGCGACCACATCAGCAGATATTACATCCTCCGCACCGTTTCCGAAACCGGTAATTTTTCCGGGGTTGTACACGGGTTTTTAGGCTGAGACAGGCCATCAGAGTCGCTTTGCTTGGAAAGGAAGCGATGGCATTAGAATGGACGATCACAATCGTGGGCAGGAACGAATTTGGCGACACCTGCCGAAAGGAGATCCGCGTCGACAAGAGCTGGGAGCGCCTGTTCGACGGCGATATTGGCTTGTCCATCGACGATGGCAAGAAGATCATGGCGGCAAAAGTGCTGTCGTCAGCCATGAGGCGGAAACTTATTCTCTCTTTCGCCGCGTTTGCCCGGACTGCCACACTCTCCGATCAGTCAAGGACTATACGACACGAAAGGTCCGAACTGTTTTCGGCGCTGTGAAGGTACGTAATCCCGCTGGATGCTCTGCGAGAAGTGCTATCCCGGCATGGTCGCTGCCTTCGCGCCCTTGAAGGAATCTGCCCCGATCGGGCGACACCGGAATTGATGGAGCTGACGGCGCGCCTGGGGAGCATGATGCCATACCGGCAGGCTGCGAAGGTGCTTGCCGAGTTTCTGCCGATTGAACCAACCGAAACGCATGCGACTGTACGCAAGCGCACCATCAAGATCGGCGAGCGGCTCGACGATCAGATCGCAAGTGAAGAGCAGCACGCGAGGTCGCAAACGGATGAGCGACGCCAGATGGAAATGCAGCTTCCCGGCGACCGGCGCAAAGAGTTCGTCGTCAGCATCGATACCGCCCATGTTCGCAGCGTCGATCGCAATTCGGCGCGCAACTTCGAGCTCGTTGTGGCCCGGTGTGGTCGCGGTGGCCGGGGCGAACCAGGTGGCCGATATTTCACGACCGGCAGTACCAACCAGACCGCTCTTCGAGACCGAGCGCTGCACGCGCTTCAGAAGGAGGGATAGTGCGGTTTTGGCGACTTCACCGTGATCTCGGACGGCGCCGAAATTCTGAAGCGGCTGCCTCGCGCCATGCCGGAGCCGACAGCCCATATCATCGACTGGTTCCACATCGCCATGAAGATTCAGCCCATGCAGCAGATCGTCAACCACATCGTGCGATCCCAATCGAGCCCCTTCGAAGCGCTTCCGACCATCGACAGGGACATCAGAGCCGTGAAGTGGCGGCTCTGGCATGGGCGCATCGACCGCGCGATCCACGACCTTGAGCGGATTGTTGCCGGCTTGCAGCAAGCGCAGGGGGAAGGCGAGTTCTCGATCGCGCGGCTCTACAGCCTCGGCGGGCAACTCCTGACTTACATCCGTTCGAACCGAGGTGCACTCGTCAACTATGGAAAACGCTATCGCTCCGGCCTTCGTGTCGCTACGACCTTGGCCGAGTCAGCCGTGAACTCGCTGGTTGGCAAGCGGATGGTGAAGAAGCAACAGATGCGCTGGTCCATCCACGGCGCTCACATGCTGATGCAAGTCCGAACGGCAGACCTGAACGGCGAGCTTCGTGATCGATTGCGGGCACACTTCCGGCAGCCAGAACCGAACGTGCCTCCATTGTTCAAACCCAAACCCCCCCCTTTCTCCGAGCCGCCTGACCCCAGAGAAGTTACCGGTCTCGGCCTTCATCGCCACGATCTTTGGCGGATGGCTAGCAAGAAAGGTGCGCAGCTGACCTCGCGTCAGCTTCTTCCGGAACAGTGGCCTGCCGGTAGCGTCTGCACCATGCAATGGAACATGGATTTAGCCAAGTCCTATCCCGATCACAGCGGCACGATCCAGCATGGAGGCGAAATGCTCTCGGCGCGGGCGGTCTAGCCGGAGTGCTGCGGCGCAACAAGCGAACCTGTGCTTTTGGCAACGGCGCCGCTCCAATCACCTGCGGCGGGGAACCCATGCACTGCCAGACTCTCAGGAGCGACAGGCCGCGCCGTTACGATCGATCCGATGAAACCAACCTTTGTTGGTAAATCGTATACGCGCCAGCAGTGGCTTCCCTGCTCGTTCCGAAGCCACAGACGCGCACCATTGGGGCCAGTTTGTCGCGAGAGTGGAACCACGACCTGCGACAGGGGGTGGGCAAGTCCGAGTCCCAGAGCTTTTACTGCGGCTTCTTTACGAACCCAAAGGCGCAATAATAGTTCAGGAGCATTCGTCATCGTCCGAAGCCGTCGCCATTCTGCCGGCGACCAAATGGTCTCAAGCCAGCTCCATTCAACCGCTTGGTCCAGGCATTCGACGTCGATGCCGAGCAAAGGCTGGTGAGAGACAGCGACAAGTGCTAGGTCGCCGCTGCGGCTCAACGAAAAAATAGGCCCTCCGGGAACGTATGGGCGACGCCATTGGCTGTACGCAAATTTCACATCCCAGGGCTCAATAAGCAAGCAACCGGCCAAGATTCGGCGTAGGGCCACGTGCGCCGCTGCAAACCTTCGCGCGTCGTGCCGATGCTTCAAACGATTATATTTTTCCTGTTCTTCGTGATCCAACCAGGCAAGGCAGTCCGGCCACGGGTGGGGCGGAACGTTCAAATCAAACTGCCAGATCTTCACAGATTTCATTTGAGACGCTTGTGTTTCTGTTTTGGTAATTCAACTCTTTCGCCGAAAGTAGCATTGCGATGTTAAACGCGAAGCGAACGTTCATCTCTGCTCAAGCGCCGCCACTCTCGATAAAGGACGAGCGTGGCAGTCAGGCCAGCAGCAGCCTCACTGAGAACGGGACTAATGATGAGACCTTTGACGCCCAGCCACCGCGGCAACACTAGCAGGAGTGGTATCAGGAATAGCCCATCGGGCGTAATTGCGAGCAGCGATGCCCGTGTCACTTCGCCTTTGGCCTGTGCCAGCATAATAGTGACTGCCATTGCGGGAAAGCAAACAGAAGCGGCTAGGAATGCAGCAATTGCGCGTTCCGCGACCGCGATAGCTGAGGTCTCCGTAACAAACCAGGCGGCCAAAGCGTGCGATTGGCCGATGCCTATGAGCGCGCACATCGATGAGAACGCTAAGGATAGGGACAATATTACGGTCAATGCCTGCCGCACTCTGTCGCCCCTTCCCGCACCGATGTTGTAGCCGACCGCAGATTGGGCACCGATGCACAGGCCACTGATTGGTAGAGCCACTATGAAAAGCAGCCGCGTTGCGACACCCACCCCGGCCAAAGTATCGTCGCCAAATGTGCTGGCAGTAGAATTGAGCAGCCACATGGCAGCAATGCCAGCCACACTCGCGAGCGCCGCCGGACTTCCTACCGCCAGAATGACACCTATACGCGCCAATAAACCGGTTGCTGGATGACGGCCTAGCCTCACCACACCGGACGCGGTCGCAAAATGCCAACCGTACACGGCGGCCGCAGCCGCTTGCGCAATCAATGTTGCGAAACCAGCTCCTGCGATCCCCAGATCCAATCCGAAGATCAGCAGGGAATCGAGCACTGCGTTGAGAGCAAATGCCACAATCTGCGTGACCATGCTGAATAACGTGTTCCCCTCGGCCCTGACGATGAAGCCGCAGATCATGTTGAATACGAGCAGCACCTGGGCAAACAGGAGCGGCCTTAGGTATTCGATCGCATAGGGCAGCGTATTGTTGCTAGCGCCAAACCATGTCAGGAGGACGCTGATGCTGGTCGCGATACTACCAGAAGCTAATATCGCAATGCCCAAGCCCAAGACAATTGCTGTCAAGGCGAATGCTGCTGCGGATGCATGGTCATGCCGACCGAGGCTGCGCGCCACGGTCGATGCTGCCCCAGTCCCCACCGCTTGCCCGACAAGCGTCAGGACCATGGTAATTGGGAATGTAATCGCAAGAGAGGCCACCGCCTCTGCCCCAAGACGTCCAACGAAGAAAGCATTCAAAAGCTGGTAGGCCGCACTGACGCAAAGTCCCACAATCGTTGGAACGGCAAGCCTTAGCACAAGTGGCACCATGGGCTCGTTCTCGAGCTGCTCTAACTGGATCGGTTTCATTTGAGCGCCTGCTTTTAGGTAGAATATCATCGGACACTGGAGTCAGTTGAGACTTATTATTGTCTATTGCAAATCTCGCGAATGATTCCCGTCAGGTTGTTCTGCAATTTGTTTGCAGTTGACGTGGCCGATGATCCATCAATACGAGAATAGTTATGTTGTTGCACTATGCGCAAACAGCTATTCACTTCGTCGATTGAGTACTCAAGCCAATGGTGTTTGTTAAAATTCATGTCTTCGCCACACCATAACGGCGCCTCTTGCTGGTCCAAAAAACGGCGCCCGCCGATGGCCGCTAGAGGAGCACGGAAATTGATCACAACACGCGGCGTTGGCAATCGTGCCGCGCGCGCCGCCACTCTCTCATCAGGATGAAATGCTTGGAGAGCACGCAGGCCAAGGCCAAGGGTGGGTATCCGGCGACGTTGGGCGGCTACAGAGCGCAATTGCGCCATCGTTGGTTCAGTGCCATCGACCACCAGTGGCATTGGCAAGAGTTCACAGCAGATTCCAAGGTTATTTGATAGATCGACACCACCCAACACAGGAGTGCGCAGGGCCGTAATGCTGTCCACGTAAAGTCCAAGCATTGGACGATCGCCACCTAATGTCCGCAAAAAAGCCAATAGAATAAGATCCAGCCCATCTATCCCGGCACGATCAGAAAATCCCAGCAGCGCAGCGGTTTCCACTTGAGGGATGCTGAGAAATCGAGTCGCTTGGGATTCACACAACCGCAAGAATTCGTCGTTGTCGACTTCGCCGGCCCGCAACAACGCCTGCATGCGACGCGCGCCGACAGGATCGGATGGGGTTGGGTCTCCTCCAGAACGCGCCGCCGCTAGAGCCAGTGGTGAACCGGAGGGCATTAATGCTGCCCAAGGTCGGGTTTCCCAGTATTCAAGCTCTTCCTCGGCATGATCTATCGCATGATTGCGAAGGAGGTTAAGCCAATTGGCTATGCTGGCGTGTCCTGTGAGGGCGGTTGGCTTGACCTCTAGGCCAGCCGCCGCAGTCCTATAGAGTCGTTCCAGTTCCCCAATTAACAGACGAAAACCGTAGCCGTCTGTAAGGAAGTGATGCACGACAATGAATAGCCAGCTTCGCTGTGTCTGCGGTTGGCCCCCCTCGAATAGCAACACCCTGAGGAGGGGGGTGCGACCGTCGAACCGGAAGGCATACTGTGCCTGTTCGGTTTTTTCTGACACGATCTGTTCCCACATTTCCGGCAAATCGGCGGGGAGTGTGATACGTTCTAACGATAGCGGGTCGTCGGTCGGGAGCGTGCGCGCCGGAGTCCCGTCTGAGCGAACGAGCCGGGTACGAAGCATGGGATGCTCATCACCCAGTGTGGCAACGGCTTGCGATAAGAGCGTTCCATTAAGCTCTCCTGCGCTGAATTTCCACAGGCCATACAAATTGAAGTGCTCATCGTAGCCCATGTGCTGGCTGAAGAAACGCATGGTGGGGGAAAAAGGCGGGGCCACATTCTCGGATTTGATGCGATCGAATGTAGTCTCATTGGGCAGAGCATCCCCGTGTGCGTCAATGAGACTCGCCAGGTCGGCCAGTCGAGGGTTATCGTAGAGTTCGCCGACGGTGAAGCGCAAGCCACGAAGGCTGGCGTCGGACACGCATCGCACACTTAGGATCGAAGTTCCCCCAAGAGCGAAGAACTCGTCCTCGGCTGAAACCTCTTCGCAACCCAACAGACGCTCCCAAAGATCCGCGAGGGCTGCCTCGGTTACCGTTTGCGGTCTCCTTCCTTTGCCTGTGGACATCGCAGTTGGCAGTGGTAAGGCGCGACGGTCCAATTTGCCACCTGGATTGCGAGGCAGTTCATCAATGCGCATAATGCGCGCTGGCACCATGTATGTTGGAAGAGTTTCCCGTGTGAATGCCAGAAGGTCGGCCTCATCGAGGAGATCTGCAGTGCTGACCACATAGCCCACCAGCAGGCCGCCCCGATCCGGCATGGCATGCAACGCGACCCCGGCATCGCTTACGGCGGGGTGCGATCGGAGCGCATGCGCGACCTCGTCAAGTTCGACGCGGTAACCGTTCACCTTGACTTGGTCATCGTCGCGGCCATGAAGCTCCAGCGTCCCATCCTCCCGGAATCTGGCAAGATCACCAGTCCGGTAGAGCAACTGGCCGTCTTGCATCATTTCGAACCGAGTTGCCGGTTGCTCTATGTTATCGAGGTACCCAAGACTCAGGCATGCACCTGTGACACACAACTCACCCAGCGCGCCGCGCGGCATAAGTTGCAGCTTCCTGCTTCGCACGGTCAATTGCACATTTGCAATCGGTCGACCTATAGGAACGTTACGCGCATCAAG
Encoded here:
- a CDS encoding 4'-phosphopantetheinyl transferase superfamily protein translates to MKSVKIWQFDLNVPPHPWPDCLAWLDHEEQEKYNRLKHRHDARRFAAAHVALRRILAGCLLIEPWDVKFAYSQWRRPYVPGGPIFSLSRSGDLALVAVSHQPLLGIDVECLDQAVEWSWLETIWSPAEWRRLRTMTNAPELLLRLWVRKEAAVKALGLGLAHPLSQVVVPLSRQTGPNGARLWLRNEQGSHCWRVYDLPTKVGFIGSIVTARPVAPESLAVHGFPAAGDWSGAVAKSTGSLVAPQHSG
- a CDS encoding IS630 family transposase — its product is MPIAEPFRNYSCTKAVIVHRSSVGRMLHRLGLSHKKSLMASEQLRPEIARARSLWIERRKPFFDKALARLTFIDETSTNTKLTKRSGWSLRGHRYRSHAPFGSWKTQTFIAGLRSHSMVAPWIVNAPMNAEIFETWIETQLVPTLSKGDIVIADNVRFHKSQKAEKLIRQTGARLLFLPAYSPDLNPIEMAFSKLKSLLRKKAARSFDAISNALSDICALFSVEECRNYFKAAGYEAI
- a CDS encoding MATE family efflux transporter produces the protein MKPIQLEQLENEPMVPLVLRLAVPTIVGLCVSAAYQLLNAFFVGRLGAEAVASLAITFPITMVLTLVGQAVGTGAASTVARSLGRHDHASAAAFALTAIVLGLGIAILASGSIATSISVLLTWFGASNNTLPYAIEYLRPLLFAQVLLVFNMICGFIVRAEGNTLFSMVTQIVAFALNAVLDSLLIFGLDLGIAGAGFATLIAQAAAAAVYGWHFATASGVVRLGRHPATGLLARIGVILAVGSPAALASVAGIAAMWLLNSTASTFGDDTLAGVGVATRLLFIVALPISGLCIGAQSAVGYNIGAGRGDRVRQALTVILSLSLAFSSMCALIGIGQSHALAAWFVTETSAIAVAERAIAAFLAASVCFPAMAVTIMLAQAKGEVTRASLLAITPDGLFLIPLLLVLPRWLGVKGLIISPVLSEAAAGLTATLVLYREWRRLSRDERSLRV
- a CDS encoding type II toxin-antitoxin system PemK/MazF family toxin, coding for MRRGDLVTVAMPGDFGKPRPALIIQADQFEDTGTVTVLLVSGTLVDAPLIRPTVRPTPENGLRKPSQVMIDTAMSVKRDKLGPSFGRLDDGTMLSITRSLAVFLGLA
- a CDS encoding antitoxin MazE family protein, producing MPTPVTQRVQKRRDALRAAGLRPVQIWVPDTRLPGFADECRRQSRAVAAADAADRDLDAFMDAALADLDDEADA